From Mytilus galloprovincialis chromosome 9, xbMytGall1.hap1.1, whole genome shotgun sequence, the proteins below share one genomic window:
- the LOC143046152 gene encoding uncharacterized protein LOC143046152 isoform X1 translates to MQSISSYRKDVLTFMPLTCTWARELMENVEKTCLSKGPLRGWIPMKMHIVDNPDLEEAFEDRKAALRKMGRTDDELKEEFGFLAESWRSVVSMCKYGVRCSEKKTNILGDTRAGLHLNRNYDMLLRFMTFRNFITARCIVVLRVIPGRVKKVMPRFKGRTLLHPSKHYDSHTSMIQPDPNITICEGLAHNFIYIYQLDEKSKLPLMHPRQAVPYAVIQLRQPYRVTVNRPFLSFRDRFLAQMKHKEASNGNKSYRTYIKRRHLKGTERKRSRSRSRKSDERNRKNEYSDSSQETDNSTKRRTRRNEMPKLKPVRKRSNTPTKRSSSEKDQPANAETDKSCIETKLQKIEEEIKLRQSKLTVLRHIKSNHDLEKNENDAVKEELPTTDTYSSSLTESTGCDIEFAPKISCVYSTSSIDNIDMVDPAIIRELSSGASTPTLDEPGDQGATQSENVALGKDLDMTDNSDKQKQIACPVTAESGISTQRENIDNCKSTIDATNDKFDGKNESKTHNVEETDNALQTEKTIVKEEHEMESSKQDDSNNVEECVKHESEEQIEGSSTDKNFDIKTLFREAIYKMDPSDLYELLTEKLAGDEEEHSDEGLQQQNTTESNNKVENEHSGDVVGLDLSCKSKCNVQDNKVDVKENVANNNSCNTDFESKTPEIKESHMSCAVSAVEDHSYSAPKESCIAGLDNLDILARVASELQAAKVVDCKTKTKSKAITSAINILNENKQEQEYIFDAEKFNPNIKGEPVVSLRKLDYSKTHDIKQHVKENEKKTSGISSSIKENSLLSVKIEPIENETVSLETGRSNAKSNQATNKRKNDKKLSGLEKELSSLMSSSISPVIASTKRKTANSVAAAFAASEQPPLQTKNINVKTSKHHKIIKQDDTKTKEENEPSTKSPKETNIQPASTHDKISGNQEPKFTCRENLFEKFASSDAIEKRFDKETDAPNELSPPKVQYTNVETQEKTSQEIAKTVIKQEPGVSDVLPSKSLSSTSVAKVSSDKAKGSHKHGDHLLIKKLMSPTSDLDESIIDLMNKQVTESMMQSDLFLNGLSVNVKQEPVSPKQEFSSDEHKSVSKIESCNTNKPSDESRTHDKSKPTELDLPQSIVVIKKEPLSPVAESFSENDKNTEENQQKNENTDSNVFNQSENLPISTVESKEITTEIDKTLKDLEQVIGLFSNRVRSNSGDADKDNCSSDKIGEKAVKSSEKDIKMKKLKILSDSTPDDTSGKSIKESVEKGTDHHINGKQNELKSTDLSEEYVTANTGDKTIEEHMPIQVITGNFPPKKPTAISITSNSITLTETETTNTKSTNSLSKTAESYPQKSPVSLTKQNIDKIQNKHMSKKQSSKTDDTSRATRVLNAAYNEVTSTEASGVVKRIKKEPVTEDEYYGITSQNLIEPAKKKTGKFKSTVSEKQVKRKVSESTYSSDSSPYRDSTKVHNQNRTHKHRTPTRSEKGKDISKQHTNSGLNQLEAIRTHYSASTNNDNQDNKKALHLNSTDGLSKSKIRERRSRSRSSESSCSSSTNSPVGNFRTYIGKNYSNFSRYNANSPKQFQSIDNRTWFVKSKWDNKDGKRSNNSTNNQYSFGSPSRKSYDNNARLNANPSRNSQSQYRIGNHSYNTPNSTNQNQRKGYIGGRIHNQNTFYSSSHNNQVKAANSNSTPYGSSISNSQIEINDRSKNLSSYPRVTIKRERSNSLDRSETTEYKRLRSISPDHDKRYDRKRQRSDSRDRTLLSTYKKYKTDDRDRKSFFRKSRIRSRSRDRDSSSSSDRSLPSKNRVTSYRSASPKNRTSSNRSLSPKNRANSYLTTLSPKDRLNSYQHANNARYDSYRQTSPKRHASGLISDVSCREYPSSTSGSKEPKESDINNTLSKAMSTLLKKIIFDDKSNDNSKEGRMAEMVLDMVKARVTEDKINPGDKLGNHTQPILQEPHKSANEVKRTYSSNTNTSTRTQGESTFERPRTSRFSSVNRPTYSMVNKPACNSYNRSTYSSTYNNQYKTRYNPSMRSRGFSSKRGFISSSRPWSNTTSTFNSRPFDSRSNFRGRGYNRPIHRGTYQNVSSRGSSKFTEKESRSTRDRKDNLSRDVKTDRSRNRKDFHSRDSRSTSK, encoded by the exons ATGCAGTCAATATCCAGTTATAGAAAAg acGTGTTAACGTTTATGCCATTAACGTGTACATGGGCTCGTGAACTGATGGAGAATGTAGAAAAAACTTGTCTTTCAAAGGGTCCACTTAGGGGTTGGATTCCCATGAAAATGCATATAGTTGACAACCCTGATCTTGAAGAGGCATTTGAAGATAGAAAAGCAGCTCTTAGAAAAATG GGAAGAACTGACGATGAGTTGAAAGAGGAGTTCGGTTTTTTAGCTGAGTCATGGAGATCTGTTGTGAGCATGTGTAAATATGGTGTCCGATGCTCagagaaaaagacaaatatattGGGTGACACGCGTGCTGGACTTCATTTGAACAGAAACTACGATATGCTccttcgatttatgactttcaggAACTTCATAACTGCCAGATGCATTGTCGTACTGAGG GTGATTCCAGGGAGGGTAAAAAAGGTTATGCCTAGGTTCAAAGGAAGAACACTCCTGCATCCGTCAAAACACTACGATTCACACACGTCGATGATACAACCTGACCCAAACATAACTATATGTGAAGGACTTGCACATAATTTT ATTTATATATACCAACTGGATGAGAAGTCAAAACTACCTCTGATGCATCCTCGCCAAGCTGTACCTTATGCAGTTATACAATTGAGGCAGCCATATCGTGTAACAGTAAATCGTCCATTCCTGTCGTTCCGTGATAGATTTCTTGCGCAGATGAAACACAAGGAAGCATCAAATGGTAACAAGAGTTATAGAACTTATATAAAAAGACGTCATTTAAAAGGGACTGAAAGGAAAAGAAGCAGAAGTCGGAGTCGTAAAAGTGATGAACGTAACAGGAAAAATGAATACTCTGATAGTTCACAGGAAACTGACAATTCTACTAAAAGAAGAACACGAAGAAATGAAATGCCTAAGCTTAAGCCCGTAAGAAAACGGTCGAACACACCTACAAAACGATCTTCCTCTGAAAAAGATCAACCTGCAAATGCTGAAACTGATAAATCTTGTATAGAAACAAAACTTCAGAAAATCGAGGAAGAGATAAAACTACGTCAGTCAAAATTGACAGTGTTACGACATATTAAATCAAATCATGACCTTGAGAAAAATGAAAACGATGCTGTTAAAGAAGAGTTACCAACGACTGATACTTATTCGTCCTCCTTGACAGAATCCACTGGTTGTGATATAGAATTTGCACCCAAAATCAGTTGTGTTTATTCTACATCTAGCATCGACAATATTGACATGGTCGATCCTGCCATAATTAGGGAATTAAGTAGTGGTGCTTCAACACCTACATTAGATGAACCTGGGGACCAAGGCGCTACGCAGTCTGAGAATGTTGCTCTCGGAAAAGATTTAGATATGACAGACAATtcagataaacaaaaacaaatcgcCTGTCCTGTTACTGCTGAGTCTGGGATAAGCACACAGAGAGAAAACATTGACAACTGTAAATCAACAATTGATGcaacaaatgacaaatttgaTGGCAAAAATGAATCTAAAACCCATAATGTGGAGGAAACAGATAACGCATTGCAAACAGAAAAGACAATTGTAAAGGAGGAGCatgaaatggaaagttcaaaacAGGATGATAGTAATAACGTTGAGGAATGTGTTAAACATGAAAGTGAAGAACAAATTGAAGGTTCGTCAACtgataaaaactttgacattaaAACATTATTCAGAGAAGCAATTTACAAAATGGATCCCTCTGATTTGTACGAACTATTAACAGAAAAATTAGCTGGTGATGAAGAAGAACATTCAGATGAAggattacaacaacaaaatacaACAGAGAGCAACAATAAAGTTGAAAATGAACACAGTGGTGATGTTGTAGGTCTGGACTTATCATGTAAATCTAAATGTAATGTTCAAGACAACAAAGTAGATGTGAAAGAAAATGTTGCAAACAATAACAGTTGTAATACAGATTTTGAAAGTAAAACACCTGAAATAAAGGAATCACACATGTCTTGTGCCGTCAGTGCTGTAGAAGATCATAGTTATTCTGCACCAAAGGAGTCTTGCATTGCAGGTTTGGACAATCTTGATATATTAGCAAGAGTAGCATCAGAGTTGCAAGCGGCTAAAGTAGTAGATtgtaaaactaaaactaaaagtaAAGCGATAACATCTGCCATAAACATCTTGAATGAAAACAAACAGGAGCAGGAATACATCTTCGACGCTGAAAAATTCAATCCGAATATAAAGGGAGAACCAGTTGTTTCTTTAAGAAAGTTAGATTATAGTAAAACACATGACATCAAGCAAcatgtaaaagaaaatgaaaagaaaacttCTGGTATTTCTTCCTCCATAAAGGAGAATTCATTGTTGAGTGTAAAAATTGAACCAATTGAAAATGAAACTGTTAGCCTCGAAACAGGTCGTAGTAATGCCAAATCAAATCAGGCtacaaataaacgaaaaaatgataagaaattgAGCGGGTTAGAAAAAGAATTGTCCTCTCTCATGTCTTCAAGCATATCCCCAGTTATAGCTTCTACCAAACGCAAAACAGCTAATTCGGTAGCAGCTGCCTTTGCTGCTTCAGAGCAACCtcctttacaaacaaaaaacataaatgtaaaGACCTCCAAACATCACAAAATCATTAAACAGGACGACACAAAAACAAAGGAAGAAAATGAACCTTCCACAAAATCCCCGAAAGAAACAAATATCCAACCCGCATCAACCCATGATAAGATCTCAGGAAACCAAGAGCCAAAGTTTACCTGCCGAGAAAATCTTTTCGAAAAGTTTGCATCTTCTGATGCAATAGAAAAACGTTTTGATAAGGAAACGGATGCTCCTAATGAATTGTCTCCACCAAAGGTACAATACACAAATGTTGAAACACAAGAAAAGACATCACAAGAAATCGCAAAGACAGTTATTAAGCAAGAGCCAGGTGTATCTGATGTGTTACCATCAAAATCACTATCTTCAACGTCTGTTGCTAAAGTATCGTCCGACAAAGCAAAGGGAAGTCATAAACATGGTGATcatcttttgataaaaaaattaatgtcACCAACTTCTGATTTGGATGAATCTATTATTGATCTTATGAATAAACAAGTAACTGAGAGTATGATGCAGTCAGACTTGTTTCTGAACGGGCTATCTGTGAATGTGAAGCAAGAACCGGTTAGTCCAAAACAGGAATTTAGTTCAGATGAACACAAGTCAGTTTCAAAAATAGAAAGCTGTAACACCAATAAACCATCTGATGAATCAAGAACTCATGACAAAAGCAAACCAACAGAATTAGATCTGCCTCAATCCATTGTAGTTATTAAGAAAGAGCCGCTTAGCCCTGTTGCAGaatcgttttctgaaaatgataaaaatacggaggaaaatcaacaaaaaaatgagaatacaGACTCCAATGTTTTTAATCAATCAGAAAATCTGCCAATAAGCACAGTAGAATCAAAGGAAATCACTACCGAAATCGATAAAACACTTAAGGACCTGGAACAAGTTATAGGTTTATTTTCAAACAGGGTACGAAGCAACTCAGGAGATGCGGACAAAGATAATTGTTCATCAGATAAAATTGGTGAAAAGGCAGTGAAGTCTagtgaaaaagatataaaaatgaaaaagttgaaaattCTTTCGGACAGTACACCAGATGATACCAGCGGAAAAAGTATAAAGGAAAGTGTAGAAAAAGGTACAGACCACCACATCAATGGTAAACAGAATGAACTTAAATCTACCGACTTATCCGAAGAGTATGTTACGGCCAATACTGGTGACAAAACTATTGAGGAACACATGCCTATTCAGGTTATAACTGGAAATTTCCCGCCAAAGAAACCTACTGCAATTAGCATAACTTCAAATTCAATAACATTGACTGAGACGGAAACTACAAATACTAAATCTACAAACAGTTTATCGAAAACAGCTGAATCATATCCACAAAAGTCTCCAGTTTCATTGACTAAACAGaatattgataaaatacaaaataaacatatgtCAAAAAAGCAAAGCAGCAAAACTGATGATACATCAAGGGCTACACGTGTTCTCAATGCAGCGTATAATGAAGTTACTTCGACCGAAGCATCAGGTGTCGTCAAACGGATAAAAAAGGAACCAGTTACAGAAGATGAATATTATGGTATCACTTCGCAAAATCTCATCGAACCAGCTAAAAAGAAAACTGGTAAATTTAAGTCGACTGTTTCTGAAAAGCAAGTAAAACGAAAAGTATCAGAATCGACATACAGTTCAGATTCATCTCCTTATAGGGATTCAACAAAAGTACACAATCAAAATCGGACTCACAAACATAGAACACCAACAAGGAGTGAGAAAGGTAAGGATATAAGTAAACAACACACAAACTCGGGCTTAAATCAATTGGAAGCAATACGTACTCATTATTCAGCATCGACAAATAATGATAACCAAGATAATAAGAAAGCACTTCATTTGAACAGTACTGATGGATTATCAAAGTCAAAAATACGTGAACGCAGATCTAGGTCTAGGAGCTCTGAAAGTAGCTGTTCATCTTCCACTAACAGCCCAGTGGGAAACTTCAGGACATATATTGGTAAAAACTATTCAAATTTTTCACGTTATAATGCAAACAGTCCAAAACAATTTCAGTCAATTGATAACAGAACCTGGTTTGTCAAAAGCAAATGGGATAATAAAGACGGTAAACGGTCAAACAACTCTACAAACAATCAGTATAGCTTTGGTTCACCATCTAGGAAAAGTTATGACAACAACGCTAGGTTGAACGCTAACCCTTCTAGGAATAGCCAATCACAGTATCGTATAGGAAATCATTCATACAATACACCAAACTCGACCAATCAAAATCAAAGAAAAGGTTACATCGGTGGACGTATACATAATCAAAATACGTTCTATTCTTCCAGTCATAATAATCAGGTAAAGGCAGCAAATTCCAATTCAACACCTTATGGTTCATCTATAAGTAATAGTCAGATTGAGATAAACGATAGGAGCAAGAACTTGAGTTCTTATCCTAGGGTGACTATTAAACGAGAAAGAAGTAACTCATTAGATAGAAGTGAAACAACAGAGTATAAAAGACTCCGTAGTATTTCTCCCGATCATGACAAAAGATACGACAGGAAAAGACAGAGAAGTGATTCACGCGACAGAACATTGTTATCTACGTACAAAAAGTATAAAACTGACGACCGTGACCGTAAATCGTTTTTCAGAAAAAGTAGAATTCGTAGTAGGTCACGTGACAGAGACAGTAGTAGTTCTAGTGATCGTAGTTTACCCTCGAAGAATCGGGTAACTTCTTATCGCAGTGCCTCACCAAAGAATAGGACGAGCTCTAACCGTAGTTTGTCACCTAAGAACAGAGCAAATTCGTACCTTACCACCCTGTCCCCAAAAGATCGTTTAAATTCGTATCAACATGCTAACAATGCAAGGTATGATTCATATCGCCAAACATCTCCAAAGCGTCACGCAAGTGGTCTGATCAGTGATGTTAGTTGTCGAGAATATCCCTCAAGCACGTCAGGTAGTAAGGAACCCAAAGAATCAGATATCAATAATACATTATCAAAGGCAATGTCAACTTTGTTGAAGAAGATAATTTTTGATGATAAAAGTAATGATAACAGCAAAGAGGGCAGAATGGCAGAAATGGTTCTAGACATGGTAAAAGCGCGAGTGACTGAAGACAAAATTAATCCCGGTGACAAACTTGGTAATCACACACAGCCAATATTACAAGAACCACATAAATCAGCAAACGAAGTAAAAAGAACATATTCTAGTAATACAAATACCTCAACAAGAACACAAGGAGAATCTACGTTTGAACGACCTAGGACTTCAAGATTTTCGTCGGTAAACAGACCGACATACAGTATGGTAAACAAACCTGCCTGCAACAGTTACAACCGATCAACTTACAGTTCAACATACAACAATCAGTATAAAACAAGATATAATCCAAGCATGAGATCACGTGGTTTCTCTAGTAAAAGGGGATTCATTTCTTCTTCAAGGCCTTGGTCAAATACAACATCAACTTTTAATAGCAGACCTTTTGATTCAAGGTCAAATTTTAGAGGCAGAGGATATAATAGGCCCATACACCGGGGTACCTACCAAAATGTGTCCTCACGGGGTAGTTCAAAATTTACAGAAAAGGAAAGTAGGTCTACTAGAGACCGAAAAGATAATCTTTCTAGAGACGTGAAGACTGATCGTTCTAGAAATAGGAAAGACTTCCATTCTAGAGACAGTCGATCGACTTCAAAGTAG